In Pelosinus sp. UFO1, one genomic interval encodes:
- a CDS encoding metallophosphoesterase family protein, whose protein sequence is MQKKKIYQSFLLVCFVAVLLVGFSSVLFQNQPVATASGADHITLTWAGDPRTTQTITWRTEVTTAAGQVQYAEVTESKLLPNAAKIAIAEVEQLFTNMGSMSIHSATLTGLKPNTRYKYQVGDGSLWSEPRTFLTAPSKVSGFKFLVFGDSQSINYNTWRATVQQAYQANPDAAFFTNVGDLVDVGQDYAQWNAWFDGSKGVIDTISAMPLTGNHENYTPERKFSMPIFFTAQFKVPMNGPENLKRQVYSFDYGDVHFIMLDSQAGEEASFVPSMLEMQKTWLEKDLENTTKKWKVVFSHRPLYNNKSGGEGENVRRAFVPILDKYQVDVVFTGHDHVYARTYPLKNDGLVDKLTKGTVYVATGRSGSKTYNDTIHKEWNEFFYNPVDEPNYITVEVQGDVLGVKAYKQSGVQIDAWTIDKKATGSK, encoded by the coding sequence GTGCAAAAAAAGAAAATTTACCAGAGTTTCTTGCTAGTTTGTTTCGTTGCTGTATTATTAGTAGGGTTTTCATCAGTACTTTTCCAAAATCAACCTGTGGCTACTGCCTCAGGAGCTGACCATATTACTCTCACCTGGGCAGGTGATCCGAGGACGACGCAGACAATTACCTGGAGGACAGAAGTTACGACAGCAGCAGGGCAGGTGCAGTATGCTGAAGTAACCGAAAGTAAGCTACTGCCCAATGCTGCTAAAATAGCAATTGCAGAAGTAGAACAATTGTTTACTAATATGGGAAGTATGAGTATTCATTCTGCGACACTGACTGGTCTTAAGCCTAATACTCGCTATAAGTATCAGGTAGGTGATGGAAGCTTATGGAGTGAACCTCGCACCTTCCTTACTGCTCCATCAAAGGTTTCAGGGTTCAAGTTTTTGGTCTTTGGTGATTCCCAAAGTATTAACTATAACACTTGGCGTGCAACAGTGCAGCAGGCATATCAGGCTAATCCAGATGCAGCATTTTTCACCAACGTGGGCGATCTAGTCGATGTTGGTCAAGATTATGCCCAGTGGAATGCTTGGTTTGATGGCTCCAAGGGAGTTATTGATACTATTTCTGCTATGCCCTTAACGGGCAATCATGAGAACTATACACCAGAAAGAAAATTTTCGATGCCTATATTCTTTACTGCTCAGTTTAAGGTGCCAATGAATGGTCCGGAAAATTTGAAACGGCAAGTTTATTCTTTTGACTATGGGGATGTGCATTTTATTATGCTAGATAGCCAAGCAGGAGAAGAGGCCAGTTTTGTGCCTTCTATGTTAGAAATGCAGAAAACCTGGTTAGAAAAAGATTTGGAAAATACAACAAAGAAATGGAAAGTCGTCTTTTCCCATCGACCGCTGTACAATAATAAGTCAGGGGGAGAGGGGGAGAACGTTCGACGGGCCTTTGTGCCCATACTTGATAAATATCAGGTAGATGTGGTATTTACTGGACACGACCATGTGTATGCCCGTACTTATCCTTTGAAAAATGATGGCTTAGTAGATAAACTAACTAAAGGAACGGTTTATGTGGCTACAGGACGAAGTGGTAGTAAGACATATAACGATACAATCCATAAGGAATGGAATGAATTTTTCTATAATCCAGTAGATGAACCAAACTATATTACGGTAGAAGTGCAAGGTGATGTACTAGGAGTAAAAGCATATAAACAAAGCGGTGTGCAGATTGATGCCTGGACGATTGATAAAAAAGCAACGGGATCTAAGTAA
- a CDS encoding chemotaxis protein CheW gives MARVQMVVFEINGTEFGIEAAAVNGIIRTNKVNIQVVPGTLSDIEGMISWRDKVRYVFNLRRKLKLEHKVICDDSKIIMVHANELMVGCLVDEVTDIVLFNSEEIEPAPSFMQTGKGNYITGIGKVEERLVVILDVDRLLTGVEMDELTMKNLQQYVKGK, from the coding sequence ATGGCACGTGTGCAAATGGTTGTTTTTGAAATTAATGGTACAGAATTCGGCATAGAAGCAGCGGCAGTGAATGGTATTATTAGAACAAACAAAGTAAACATCCAGGTTGTCCCAGGCACGTTAAGTGATATAGAAGGTATGATAAGTTGGAGAGATAAAGTACGGTATGTTTTTAATTTGCGTAGAAAACTAAAATTAGAACATAAGGTAATATGTGATGATAGTAAAATTATCATGGTTCACGCCAATGAACTAATGGTAGGGTGTTTGGTAGATGAGGTTACTGACATTGTATTGTTTAATTCCGAGGAGATAGAACCTGCGCCATCTTTTATGCAAACAGGGAAGGGGAATTACATAACAGGGATTGGTAAAGTTGAGGAGCGTTTAGTTGTCATATTAGATGTGGATAGACTCTTGACGGGTGTAGAAATGGATGAATTAACCATGAAAAATTTGCAGCAATATGTTAAGGGAAAATAA
- a CDS encoding PocR ligand-binding domain-containing protein, giving the protein MEKKINDEHGKSIEDLKTVKLEDIIDIAFLQNFQDNFAESVGVASITVDITGKPVTNPSNFTTFCMKHTRGSELGLKGCMGCDSKGGEESARTGKPAIYDCHAGLVDFAAPIMLEGRQIGSILGGQVLTSTPEEGKYRQIAEEIGVNPDEYIDSLREIKQIPRKSVEAAANVLYLVANTLSKMWYQQSKLKNMAGSINDSVIQISATMEELAASANDVSHNQSTLNHEINNVNVVSGKINEVMDFIKEIADETRLLGLNAAIEAARAGEAGLGFGVVAQEIRKLSGDSKQTVGKIKEFTTIIQQSVDKTVAMGNATSLTVEQQAAAIEEVTASIEEVTSMAEDLYNLANDM; this is encoded by the coding sequence ATGGAAAAGAAGATAAATGATGAACATGGAAAGTCTATAGAGGATCTGAAAACTGTTAAATTAGAAGATATAATTGATATAGCCTTTCTGCAAAATTTTCAGGATAACTTTGCAGAATCCGTAGGGGTAGCAAGCATTACAGTAGATATTACAGGTAAGCCAGTCACCAATCCTAGCAATTTTACAACTTTTTGTATGAAACATACAAGGGGCTCTGAATTAGGTCTTAAGGGCTGTATGGGTTGTGATAGCAAAGGTGGTGAAGAATCAGCGCGGACGGGTAAACCAGCTATTTATGATTGTCATGCTGGCTTAGTGGATTTTGCGGCTCCCATCATGTTAGAAGGCAGGCAAATAGGCTCTATATTGGGAGGCCAGGTATTGACATCAACTCCCGAAGAAGGTAAATACCGTCAGATAGCGGAGGAAATTGGTGTTAATCCTGATGAATATATTGATTCTCTGAGGGAAATTAAGCAAATACCAAGAAAGAGTGTTGAAGCTGCTGCAAATGTTTTATATTTGGTAGCTAATACTTTGTCTAAGATGTGGTACCAGCAGAGTAAGCTAAAGAATATGGCTGGTTCTATTAATGATAGCGTGATTCAGATATCGGCAACAATGGAAGAATTAGCAGCTTCTGCTAATGATGTTAGTCATAATCAAAGCACCTTAAATCATGAAATTAATAATGTTAACGTGGTATCAGGCAAAATTAATGAGGTTATGGATTTTATCAAAGAAATTGCTGATGAGACTCGCTTACTGGGATTAAATGCGGCAATTGAAGCTGCTAGGGCGGGAGAGGCAGGACTTGGTTTTGGTGTAGTGGCCCAAGAAATCCGCAAGCTGTCAGGGGATTCAAAACAAACGGTAGGAAAAATTAAAGAGTTTACGACGATTATTCAACAGTCTGTAGATAAGACCGTTGCTATGGGGAATGCTACAAGCCTAACCGTAGAGCAGCAGGCAGCCGCGATAGAAGAGGTAACGGCAAGTATTGAAGAAGTAACTAGTATGGCAGAAGATTTATATAACTTAGCAAATGATATGTAA
- the eutJ gene encoding ethanolamine utilization protein EutJ: MEAYEKIHQLHHLIETGTVADLPGPYKVGVDLGTADVVLVVTDSQGNPVAGSLRWASVVKDGLVVDFRGATMIVEELKAEVEKRMDITLDKGATAIPPGTVGRNAQACGHVISGAGLEPVCQVDEPVAAAKALNITHGIVVDIGGGTTGIAVLKNGDLVFTADEATGGTHIALVIAGAYKISFEEAEVLKKDTSQHRRIMPVVLPVIEKMATIVKKMLVGYEEYNNYPVYVVGGTAYLSGFGEEFSKAFGREVHVPPHPLLVTPLGIAMFG, encoded by the coding sequence ATGGAAGCATACGAAAAAATTCATCAGTTACACCATCTCATTGAAACTGGGACGGTGGCTGATTTGCCAGGACCTTATAAAGTGGGAGTGGATCTTGGTACGGCAGACGTAGTGCTGGTTGTTACAGATAGCCAGGGAAATCCAGTGGCGGGAAGTTTACGTTGGGCATCTGTCGTTAAGGATGGTTTGGTGGTTGATTTTAGGGGAGCTACAATGATTGTAGAAGAATTAAAGGCGGAAGTAGAAAAACGAATGGATATTACTCTTGATAAAGGAGCTACTGCCATTCCGCCAGGTACTGTAGGCAGGAATGCACAAGCCTGTGGACACGTGATTTCTGGAGCAGGCTTAGAACCAGTCTGTCAGGTTGATGAACCAGTAGCAGCGGCCAAAGCATTGAATATTACCCATGGCATCGTAGTAGATATTGGAGGAGGTACTACAGGAATTGCTGTATTAAAGAATGGAGATTTAGTTTTTACCGCTGATGAAGCAACAGGAGGAACTCATATAGCTTTAGTGATAGCAGGAGCGTATAAAATAAGCTTTGAAGAGGCAGAAGTACTTAAAAAAGACACAAGTCAACATCGACGCATTATGCCAGTGGTGTTGCCTGTCATCGAGAAAATGGCGACGATTGTAAAAAAGATGCTGGTAGGCTATGAAGAATACAACAATTACCCAGTGTATGTAGTAGGTGGTACTGCTTATTTAAGCGGTTTTGGTGAAGAATTTAGCAAAGCCTTTGGCCGAGAGGTACATGTTCCTCCCCACCCTTTATTGGTTACGCCTCTTGGGATTGCTATGTTTGGCTAA